From Phycodurus eques isolate BA_2022a chromosome 20, UOR_Pequ_1.1, whole genome shotgun sequence, a single genomic window includes:
- the tfpi2 gene encoding tissue factor pathway inhibitor 2 has translation MEFCSLALLAFLSSFYKVLALRPQGVCLLQVDEGPCRAEMGRYYYNTISQKCELFYYGGCQGNANNFRTYHECHKTCFRIPKIPQKCRFPMEEGPCRALFSRYFFNMTTMRCELFYYGGCQGNDNRFPDLASCKEYCSPRKTVPVLCLDPLDKGKCSASIPRYYYNKTTKMCEEFMYSGCGGSSNNFVSRHSCMDVCVKGGKKRTGRDKIRRLRRNRITFLQA, from the exons ATGGAGTTTTGCTCACTGGCCTTACTTGcttttttgtcctctttttaCAAGGTGTTGGCGCTGCGCCCTCAAG GTGTGTGCCTCCTCCAAGTGGACGAGGGTCCCTGCAGAGCCGAAATGGGACGTTATTACTACAACACCATCAGTCAAAAGTGCGAGCTTTTCTACTACGGAGGGTGCCAAGGCAACGCCAACAACTTCAGGACTTATCACGAGTGCCACAAAACCTGCTTTAGAATACCAA AGATCCCTCAGAAGTGTAGGTTTCCCATGGAGGAGGGGCCCTGCCGAGCCCTCTTCAGCCGCTATTTCTTCAACATGACCACCATGCGGTGCGAGCTTTTTTACTACGGCGGCTGCCAGGGCAATGATAACCGCTTCCCAGATTTGGCTTCCTGCAAAGAGTACTGCAGCCCACGAAAAA CGGTTCCTGTGCTGTGCCTGGACCCTCTGGACAAAGGCAAATGTTCCGCCTCCATACCGCGCTACTACTACAACAAGACCACCAAGATGTGTGAGGAGTTCATGTACTCAGGGTGCGGCGGGAGCAGCAACAATTTCGTCTCCAGGCACAGCTGCATGGACGTGTGTGTTAAAG GAGGGAAAAAGAGAACTGGCCGAGACAAAATACGTCGCTTGAGACGAAATCGCATCACTTTCTTGCAAGCATAG